One window from the genome of Rhodococcus sp. ABRD24 encodes:
- a CDS encoding peptide deformylase, with protein MAILPIRIVGDPVLHEPTKPVTQSPAEIAELIGDMYDTMDAANGVGLAANQVGVPLRLFVYDCPDVDSAGKSIRRRGEVINPVLETSEIPETMPDEDDDVEGCLSVPGEQFPTGRADWAKVTGTDAEGNPVEIEGHGFFARMLQHETGHLDGFLYVDVLIGRNARAAKKTIKRAGWGVPDLSWTPGTVDDPFGHDEDDDED; from the coding sequence ATGGCAATTCTTCCGATCCGGATCGTCGGCGACCCCGTACTGCACGAGCCGACCAAGCCGGTGACCCAGTCGCCGGCCGAAATCGCCGAACTCATCGGCGACATGTACGACACGATGGACGCTGCCAACGGCGTCGGCCTGGCGGCAAACCAGGTGGGTGTGCCGCTGCGACTGTTCGTCTACGACTGCCCCGACGTCGACTCCGCAGGCAAGTCGATCCGCCGCCGCGGTGAGGTGATCAACCCGGTACTCGAGACGTCGGAGATCCCGGAGACCATGCCGGACGAGGACGACGACGTCGAGGGCTGCCTGTCGGTGCCCGGCGAGCAGTTCCCGACGGGCCGCGCCGACTGGGCGAAGGTCACCGGCACGGATGCCGAGGGCAATCCGGTGGAGATCGAGGGTCACGGGTTCTTCGCTCGCATGCTGCAACACGAGACGGGACACCTGGACGGGTTCCTGTATGTGGACGTACTGATCGGCCGCAACGCCCGGGCCGCGAAGAAGACGATCAAGCGCGCCGGGTGGGGTGTGCCGGACCTGAGCTGGACGCCGGGCACGGTGGACGACCCGTTCGGTCATGACGAGGACGATGACGAAGACTGA
- a CDS encoding GNAT family acetyltransferase translates to MTKTDPPLGPPVIGGRVVVRYRLPPGGTHPLTDVIGTLEQLEPAVVVRTADGRVVEVDRGDVVRLKALGPKPVRRSDSRVRRLSD, encoded by the coding sequence ATGACGAAGACTGACCCTCCGCTGGGTCCACCGGTGATCGGTGGCCGGGTGGTGGTGCGGTATCGCCTGCCGCCCGGTGGCACCCACCCGCTCACCGACGTGATCGGCACGCTCGAGCAGCTCGAGCCGGCGGTCGTGGTCCGCACCGCCGACGGCCGGGTCGTCGAGGTGGACCGGGGCGACGTGGTGCGGCTCAAGGCCCTGGGCCCCAAGCCGGTGCGCCGGTCCGACAGCCGGGTCCGGCGACTGTCGGACTAG
- a CDS encoding exodeoxyribonuclease III: MRLATWNVNSVRARTDRIVDWLARTDTDVLAMQETKCKDEQFPYERFTEAGYEVAHVGLSQWNGVAIASRIGLEDVQIGFADQPGFNKDPEAEAAQEARAIGATVGGVRVWSLYVPNGRELTDPHYVYKLEWLAKLRADAEGWLAGNPDAQIALVGDWNVAPTDEDVWDPAFFEDKTHTSQPERDAFDAFADTGFTDVVRPHAPGPGVYTYWDYTQLRFPKRQGMRIDYVLGSPAFAARVTGAHIDRDERKGKGASDHAPVVVDLD; encoded by the coding sequence GTGCGACTCGCGACGTGGAATGTGAACTCGGTCCGTGCCCGAACCGACCGGATCGTGGACTGGCTGGCCCGCACCGACACCGACGTGTTGGCAATGCAAGAGACCAAGTGCAAGGACGAGCAGTTCCCGTACGAGCGGTTCACCGAGGCCGGCTACGAGGTGGCACACGTGGGCCTGAGCCAGTGGAACGGCGTGGCGATCGCGTCGCGCATCGGGCTCGAGGACGTACAGATCGGGTTCGCGGACCAGCCCGGGTTCAACAAGGATCCGGAGGCGGAGGCCGCACAGGAGGCCCGCGCAATCGGCGCGACGGTGGGCGGGGTGCGGGTGTGGAGCCTGTACGTGCCCAATGGCCGTGAGCTGACGGATCCGCACTACGTCTACAAGCTCGAGTGGCTCGCGAAGCTGCGTGCGGACGCGGAGGGCTGGCTGGCCGGCAACCCGGACGCGCAGATCGCGCTGGTGGGCGACTGGAATGTCGCGCCCACCGATGAGGACGTGTGGGATCCGGCGTTCTTCGAGGACAAGACGCATACGTCCCAGCCGGAGCGGGACGCGTTCGACGCGTTCGCCGATACCGGCTTCACCGACGTGGTGCGCCCGCACGCGCCTGGCCCGGGCGTCTACACCTACTGGGACTACACGCAGTTGCGGTTCCCCAAGCGCCAGGGCATGCGCATCGACTACGTGCTGGGCTCGCCCGCGTTCGCGGCCCGGGTGACGGGCGCGCACATCGATCGGGACGAGCGCAAGGGGAAGGGCGCGAGCGACCACGCACCGGTCGTGGTCGATCTGGACTGA
- a CDS encoding GNAT family N-acetyltransferase: protein MNYATVESGAPGSTAPATGPAVCVVDSPPHERYELWVGGDLVGILGYQRDSAARSGDVLTLLHTVVREDRGGRGWAAVLVREVLDRARREGTRIRPVCTYVRRFLGMHTEYLDLLDEQGV, encoded by the coding sequence GTGAACTACGCCACAGTCGAATCTGGTGCGCCGGGCAGCACGGCCCCGGCGACCGGCCCGGCTGTCTGCGTCGTCGACAGCCCGCCCCACGAACGCTATGAACTGTGGGTAGGGGGCGATCTCGTCGGCATTCTCGGCTACCAGCGTGACAGTGCCGCCAGGTCCGGTGACGTGCTCACGCTGCTGCACACCGTCGTCCGGGAGGACCGCGGCGGCAGAGGCTGGGCGGCCGTGCTGGTACGTGAGGTACTGGATCGGGCGCGGCGCGAGGGCACGAGGATCCGCCCGGTCTGCACCTACGTGCGACGCTTCCTCGGCATGCACACCGAATACCTGGACCTGCTCGACGAGCAGGGAGTCTGA
- a CDS encoding GNAT family N-acetyltransferase — protein MFADSPRADVTDNADQNRFELRLNGDLVGIVGYYDTTPVAGMRPGGRRAGARVVSFMHTVVVEDFGHQGLAAVMVRRALDQARDYGWRVRPVCTYVQRFVEANPEYRDLMVPLEVVSLN, from the coding sequence GTGTTCGCCGATTCGCCCCGCGCCGACGTGACCGACAACGCCGACCAGAACCGATTCGAGCTGCGGCTCAATGGAGACCTGGTGGGGATCGTCGGCTACTACGACACCACGCCGGTTGCCGGAATGCGGCCGGGAGGCCGTCGCGCGGGTGCGCGGGTGGTGTCGTTCATGCACACCGTCGTGGTGGAGGACTTCGGCCACCAGGGACTCGCTGCAGTCATGGTCCGGCGTGCACTCGACCAGGCTCGGGACTACGGCTGGCGGGTCCGTCCGGTGTGCACGTACGTCCAGCGTTTCGTCGAGGCCAACCCCGAGTACCGCGATCTGATGGTGCCCCTCGAGGTCGTCTCCCTCAACTGA
- a CDS encoding alpha/beta hydrolase has translation MPLEPVLEPAAQEFADATAEPPFLYELPIEEGRAQFDEVQSGDIAKPPVEIEDRVVDGGPSGQIPVRIVRPRGAAGPLPVIQYNHGAGWVFGDADVYDRLIRNLSVGSEAAVVFPSFTRSPEAKYPTAIEELYATSIWIADHGTDADLDPTRIAVAGDSVGGNMTIALTLMAKQRGGPRFRQQVLFYPVTNAEFDTDSYRQFAHGYFLTMEAMRWFWDQYTTDPAHRAEITCSPLRATTEQLTGLPPALVINGEADVLRDEGEAYANKLRAAGVPVTAVRFQGMIHDFMMLNALADTHAARTGMLLATTTLKRALYGAGELE, from the coding sequence ATGCCGCTCGAACCGGTTCTCGAACCTGCAGCTCAGGAGTTCGCCGACGCCACCGCCGAGCCACCCTTCCTGTACGAGCTCCCGATCGAGGAGGGGCGGGCGCAGTTCGACGAGGTGCAGTCGGGGGACATCGCCAAGCCACCCGTGGAGATCGAGGACCGCGTAGTGGACGGCGGGCCGTCCGGGCAGATCCCGGTCCGGATCGTGCGCCCACGCGGGGCGGCCGGACCGCTACCGGTGATCCAGTACAACCACGGCGCCGGATGGGTGTTCGGCGACGCCGACGTATACGACCGCCTGATCCGCAATCTGTCCGTGGGATCCGAAGCTGCCGTGGTGTTTCCGAGCTTCACCCGCTCCCCCGAGGCGAAGTACCCGACCGCGATCGAGGAGCTGTACGCCACCTCGATCTGGATCGCGGACCACGGCACAGATGCCGATCTCGACCCGACGCGGATCGCCGTTGCCGGCGACAGCGTGGGCGGAAACATGACGATCGCACTGACGCTGATGGCCAAGCAGCGCGGCGGCCCGCGCTTCCGGCAGCAGGTGCTGTTCTATCCGGTGACCAACGCCGAGTTCGATACCGACTCGTACCGCCAGTTCGCCCACGGCTACTTCCTCACCATGGAGGCGATGCGGTGGTTCTGGGACCAGTACACAACAGACCCGGCACATCGGGCCGAGATCACGTGCTCGCCGCTGCGGGCCACCACCGAACAACTGACGGGGCTGCCACCGGCGCTGGTGATCAACGGCGAAGCCGACGTGCTGCGCGACGAGGGCGAGGCGTACGCGAACAAGCTGCGCGCCGCGGGCGTTCCGGTTACAGCAGTGCGGTTCCAGGGGATGATCCACGATTTCATGATGCTCAATGCCCTCGCCGATACCCACGCTGCGCGAACCGGGATGCTACTTGCCACCACGACCTTGAAGCGCGCCCTCTACGGCGCCGGGGAGCTGGAATAG
- the thiD gene encoding bifunctional hydroxymethylpyrimidine kinase/phosphomethylpyrimidine kinase: MNYLPLTPTGQTPIRALTIAGTDSGGGAGIQADSRTMALCGVHACVAVAAVTVQNSMGVSGFHEIPPETVAAQVRCVVEDIGVAAAKTGMLASTAIIEAVAQVCTEVGIGRDGSIPLVVDPVCASMHGDPLLHTEALDAVRNTLIPIASLVTPNLDEVRLITGIEVVDDATARRAAEALHALGAQWSMVKGGHLRSSTSSTDLLFDGDTFHEFTSPRIDTGNDHGGGDTLAAAVACALANGYGMPDAVAFGKEWVTKCLEASYDLGAGHGPVSPLWRLDPKNA, encoded by the coding sequence GTGAACTACCTGCCCCTGACGCCGACCGGCCAGACCCCGATCCGCGCCCTCACCATCGCCGGCACCGACTCGGGCGGCGGCGCGGGCATCCAGGCCGATTCGCGCACCATGGCGCTGTGCGGGGTGCACGCGTGTGTCGCGGTCGCCGCGGTGACGGTGCAGAACTCGATGGGCGTCAGCGGATTCCACGAGATCCCGCCCGAAACAGTGGCCGCGCAGGTGCGCTGCGTGGTCGAGGACATCGGCGTCGCCGCCGCCAAGACCGGGATGCTCGCGTCCACCGCGATCATCGAGGCCGTCGCGCAGGTATGCACCGAGGTCGGCATCGGCCGCGATGGCTCGATCCCGCTGGTAGTGGACCCGGTGTGCGCGTCAATGCACGGCGATCCACTGCTCCACACGGAGGCGCTCGACGCCGTCCGGAACACTCTCATCCCCATCGCATCGCTGGTGACACCCAACCTCGACGAGGTGCGTCTGATCACCGGCATCGAGGTGGTCGACGACGCCACCGCGCGCCGCGCCGCCGAGGCTCTGCACGCACTCGGCGCGCAGTGGTCGATGGTCAAGGGCGGGCACCTGCGCTCGTCGACATCGAGCACCGACCTGCTGTTCGACGGTGACACCTTCCACGAGTTCACCAGCCCACGGATCGACACCGGCAACGATCACGGAGGCGGCGATACCCTTGCTGCGGCCGTCGCGTGTGCGCTCGCCAACGGCTACGGAATGCCCGACGCGGTGGCGTTCGGCAAAGAGTGGGTCACCAAGTGCCTCGAGGCGTCGTACGACCTGGGCGCCGGACACGGTCCAGTGTCGCCGCTGTGGCGACTGGACCCGAAAAACGCCTGA
- a CDS encoding carotenoid oxygenase family protein, with amino-acid sequence MGNMYLEGGFGPVREELTLTDLTVTGAIPNYLDGRYLRNGPNPSAEVDPETYNWFAGDGMVHGLRIRDGKADWYRNRFVRNAEVSVRLGERPRRISRGAGYGAVGANTNVIGHAGRTLALVEAGVANFELTDELETIGTCDFDGTLPGGYTAHPLRDPLSGELHAISYFFGRGNTVQYSVIGKDGRARRRLDIEVGGSPMMHGFALTEQHVLIFDLPVTFDPRQAAAITVPRPLRWTAQLVLSAMVGRVRIPDPVGFAMAERAPGNSGFPYCWDDSYSARIGVLPRDGVASDVRWFEVDPCYIFHQANAYDDGNTIVLDAVRHERVFDNNRLGPTEGAPTMNRWVLDLNSGRVREQLLDGRTQEFPRIDERLIGRRHRYAYAPIMDRVDGHPSGTLLKHDLVAGAAVSKDFGPGKELGEFVFEPAAPDASEDDGVLIGFVYDRAANRSDLTFVDAETLETVAAVHLPAKVPHGFHGNWIPETG; translated from the coding sequence GTGGGGAACATGTATCTCGAAGGTGGATTCGGACCGGTGAGGGAGGAGCTGACTCTTACGGACCTGACGGTCACGGGTGCTATCCCGAACTATCTCGACGGCCGCTATCTGCGCAACGGGCCGAACCCCAGCGCCGAGGTCGATCCCGAAACCTACAACTGGTTTGCCGGTGATGGCATGGTCCACGGGCTGCGGATTCGGGACGGGAAAGCGGATTGGTACCGCAATCGCTTTGTCCGCAACGCCGAGGTGTCGGTCAGGCTCGGCGAGCGGCCACGAAGGATCTCGCGCGGCGCGGGCTACGGTGCGGTCGGCGCCAACACGAACGTGATCGGGCATGCTGGGCGCACGCTTGCCCTGGTTGAGGCCGGGGTCGCGAACTTCGAGTTGACGGACGAGCTGGAGACGATCGGGACGTGCGATTTCGACGGCACGCTGCCCGGCGGCTACACCGCGCATCCATTACGCGATCCGCTCTCCGGTGAACTGCACGCGATCTCGTACTTCTTCGGCCGCGGAAACACCGTGCAGTACTCGGTCATCGGCAAGGATGGGCGCGCGCGACGTCGACTGGACATCGAAGTGGGTGGAAGCCCGATGATGCATGGTTTCGCGCTTACCGAACAGCACGTGCTGATCTTCGATCTGCCTGTCACGTTCGATCCACGTCAGGCGGCGGCGATAACGGTGCCCCGGCCCCTCCGCTGGACTGCACAATTGGTGTTGTCGGCAATGGTCGGACGCGTCCGGATCCCGGACCCCGTCGGGTTCGCTATGGCGGAGAGGGCGCCCGGGAACAGCGGATTTCCGTATTGCTGGGACGATTCCTATTCAGCCCGGATCGGTGTCCTGCCCCGGGACGGCGTGGCATCCGACGTTCGTTGGTTCGAGGTGGATCCCTGCTACATCTTCCATCAGGCGAACGCATACGACGACGGAAACACCATCGTCCTCGATGCTGTCCGTCATGAGCGTGTCTTCGACAACAACCGTCTCGGGCCGACCGAAGGCGCACCGACGATGAACCGGTGGGTCCTCGACCTGAATTCCGGCCGTGTTCGCGAACAACTGCTTGATGGTCGGACGCAGGAGTTCCCCCGCATCGATGAGCGGCTGATCGGCCGTCGGCACCGTTACGCGTACGCACCGATCATGGACCGGGTCGATGGACATCCGTCCGGCACATTGCTCAAACACGACCTTGTTGCCGGCGCCGCAGTCTCGAAGGACTTCGGACCTGGAAAGGAGCTCGGCGAGTTCGTTTTCGAGCCCGCTGCACCGGATGCGTCCGAGGACGACGGCGTGCTCATCGGATTCGTATACGACAGAGCGGCCAATCGCAGCGACCTGACTTTCGTCGACGCTGAGACACTGGAGACCGTTGCGGCTGTGCATCTTCCAGCGAAGGTGCCACACGGATTCCACGGAAACTGGATTCCCGAGACCGGATGA